Below is a window of Mycolicibacterium chitae DNA.
GTGCACCTGGCGTCTGGCGGCCCTGGCCGAGCGGCTCGGGCCGCAGGAACTGGACTGACGCGCGGTTCACAGCGAGGACAGCACGTAGGACAGGAAGAAGCCGCCGGTGGTGGCGAACGCGTTGAGCGGCTGACCGTGTTCGAAGGCCTCGGGCATGAGGGTGTCGGCGACCGAGGCCAGCACTGCTCCGCAGGCGAACGCCAGCGCCAGGGCCACGGTCTCGGGGCGCAACACCCCGGCGACGAAGTAGCCGCCGATCGCGGCGGCGGCCAGCAGCGCCGCGGCCACTGACCAGGTGATCATCACCGCCTTCGCACTCATCCCGCCCTTGCGCATCTCGACGCTGCCGGCGAGGGCTTCCGGGAAGTTCGACAGGAAGATCGCCACCAGCAGCGCGAACGACGCGCCGCCCACCAACGTCACACCGAGTGCCAGGTTCTCGGGAACGCCGTCCAGGGTGACCGCCGCCAGCAGCGCCAGGCCGACGCCCCCGCGGGCCGCCGACTTCCCACCGGACTTCTGGTTCTCGACTCGGCGTTCCAGCAGCCAGTCGATCGCGATGAACGTCGCCGCGCCCGCGAGCAGGCCGAGGCCGGCCCGCCAGGGCCCGCCCATCTTGAAGGAGTCGTCGAACAGTTCGAAGGCCAGCGCGGCGATCAGCGCGCCGCTCGCGAACGCCAGCAGCACCCGGACCAGCTGTCGCGGCGGGGTCCACCGCGCCCCGATGGCCGCGCCGATGATCAGCGCGCTCGAGGCACCGAAGCCGAACAGGAGGGCCTTCAGCATCGGCCCGCCATCAACACCATGACGCTCACGCCTCCCAGCACTCAGCGGCCCGATGCCGATTCGAAGATACCGGCCGATTACCCGAATCCCCGCAGGTCAAACGGCGACCGGCCCGGGCGGGGACGCCCGGGCCGGTCGAAAGCGCGTCGGTCAGCTGATGCCGACCACCTCCTGCGCGATGGCTGCCAGGCGGGTCTGCGCGGCCGAGACCACGCGGGCGCGCTCCTTGTGCGCCTCCTCGTAGGCGATGATCACGCGGATGTCGGCGGGCTCGGTGAGCTCCTTGACCGCGGTCGCCGCCTCGTTGACGTTGAGGTCGTCGTAGTCGGCGATCGGCAATTCGTCGGCGTCCAGCACGCCGACCGCACCCCGCGCGGAGTGGATGACGTCGGCGGCGCCGTCGGCACCTTCGCGGCGGGTGATCTTCTCGGCGGTGTTCAGCGCCGAATCACGCGCCCCGGCCAGTGTCTTTGCCGCGATATCGCCGGTGCGCGACCCGCGGTCGACCAGGTCGGCGATGGCCGGGCGCACCGAGCGCACCGCCTCGGCGGCCCGCTCGACGCCGCGCGCCGACCAGGTCAGCGGCAGGTTCACCAGCTTCACCGCCCCGCCGGCCGCGGCCTGCAACGGGGTCCGGCGCAGCGCGGCCGGACCGCCCAGGGCGTCCTCGGCCAGCACGGTCGTCAGCCAGTCGACGGTCGCGGAGTGGGCGGTGATCAGCCGCTCCGCGAGCGCCTCGATGTCCTTGTGGCCGCCGGCGACGGCCAGCGCCTTGACGTAGCGCGACCGGTCCAGCAGCTGGTTCTCCAGCGCGAGGTCGCCCAGCAGCGCCTCGTCGAACGGCTCGGCCTGCTCGGTCAGCGCCTTGACCGCCGCGGCGGCCCGGCCCAGGAAGGGTCCGATGACGTCCGGGAAGCCACCCAGGTCGCGGATGGCCTTCTCGATGGCCTCGGCGCGGATACGACCGTTGTGGGCGTTCTGCTCGAGTTCGGTCCGCACGGCCTCGGTGCGCGCCTGCGCCACCCGGGTCTCGGCGACCTGGATCTCGGTGTGCGTCAGGTCCAATACCGTGCGCAATTGCGCCAGCAGGGTCGCGGTGTCGATCTGCGTGGTTGTGTTCTTCGTGCTCGTGGCCATTCGTGTTCCACCCCTTGGGATCGAGTTTTCTGTCGTCAGTACCGCCGGCTCTGCGAGCTGGGGCCCTCGTCTGTCCGATTACCCGACGCGCGGGCGGCGTTAACCGGATCTGCCCGGTGTGAGATTGCCCTCGATCCGGTGTAGGACGGCGTCGGCGTGGGCACCGCCGGCGGTGTTTGTCCCCGGGCGGGGCGGGAACTCGAACCCAGACACCGACGAGAAGAGTTGAGATGAGCATCTGCGCGACCTGCGGCAACGACTACGACAAGGCCTTCACGGTCACCTGGCACGACGGCAAGGAGGCGACCTTCGACAGCGTGGAATGTGCCGCCGTGCACCTGGCCCCCGAGTGCGGCCATTGCGGCTGCCGCATCCTGGGCCACGGCATCGAGACCGACGACGGCATCTTCTGTTGTGCGCACTGCGCCCGCAAGGACACCAACGCCGACGTCAACGACCGCGATCCGGTGCCCGCCGGCGGCTGAATCCGGCGCTGCGTGACGCTACCGACGGAATAACGTCACCGTTATCAACGTTTGTCCCATTTGTCACACGGGTAACTCTGGTCACAGTGCACAGCCGCACTGCTTCGGACCGAAGAAAGCGACGAATGGAACATCACGATGAACACCGTTCTGTATTACCGCGTCAACGGCGCGATCTATGAGACCAGCGCCTACACCGCCGCCGACATCGACCAACTGATCCGCGATCAGGGTCTACAGAGCCTGACCAGCACCGACCGCCAGTTCGACTTCTGGTTCAGCCCGAGCACGCGCGGCTGCCAACGTCGCGTCAACCGTGCGGCCACCGAACTCCTTTTGACCACATCGACATTCAGCGCCAAGTCGGTGCCGCTACTGCGCGGCAGCGTCGTGGTCGCCACCCATGACGCCGACGGCGATCTCGACGGGCTCAGCTGGCAGCAGCTGGCCCTCGTCGCCGAACGCCATCGCGCGCTGACCCCGCGCGAACGACGGGTACTCAATCGACGCATCCGCCGCGCCAACCCCCCGCGCCCCGCGACCGGGCTGAGACTCCCCGCGACCGGGCTGGGCTCCCCCGCGACCAGGCCGGGCTCCCCCGCGACCGGGCGCGTCCCCGGCCGACACACCGTGCCCAACACCGGTTCTGCGCACATTCGCGCCAACATTCATTGATCAAATCGATCAATCGCACGTAAATGTGTTCTTGTCCTTGATGGATCCGACACTTACCGTCATTAGTGTCGACCATCACAGGCAGAGCCCCCGGCCCGCAGTAGGCGCCGCGCGAGATCTGCACTGAGTCCCTACGCCGCGACAGGTGGTCGTAACCCGACCCCCGTCGTGTGCAGAGGAAGGCTCCCATGACACTCGCCCCGCCGATTCGCGTGCAGTCGGTCATCGATGACACGCCAATGAATGTGAAGCGTTGGGGCGTTGTCGCGCTCTGCTTCGTCATCGCCCTGCTGGACGGCTTCGACACCCAGTCGATCGCGTTCATCGGGTCCTCGATCGCCGAGGAATTCGCCATGTCGACCGCCGCGATGACGGCGGTGATCACCGCGAGTACCGTCGGCATGGCACTCGGCGCGATCACCCTGGGCTCGGTCGGCGACCGGATCGGACGTAAGCGCGCAATCCTGTTGGCGCTGACCATCTTCGGGTTCTTCTCCTTCCTCGGTGCCTTCGCCCAGGCGCCGTGGCAGATCATCCTGCTGCGCTTTCTCATCGGCCTCGGAATGGGCGGCGCCACCCCGTCGCTGCTGGCCCTGGCCGCCGAATACAGCCCCGTGCAGTCCCGCAAGATGTCGATGACGCTGGTGCTGCTGGGCCTGCCCGGCGGCGCGATGCTCGGCGGCGTGGTCGCCGCGGCCTGGCTGCCCGTGCTCGGCTGGCGCGGCATCTTCCTGCTCGGCGGTGTGCTGCCGCTGATCCTGCTGCTGGTCGTCGTGCTGGCCCTGCCCGAGTCCCCGAGCTACCTGGCCACCCGCGGCGATGCCGCCAGCCAGACCAAGGCGCGCAACCTGTTACAGCGCATGACCGGCGCGGCCATCCCCGCGGGCACCGTCTTGCAGGCCGATCAGGATGACGACGAGAACGCCGGATCCATCCGCGCCCTGTTCGACAGCACCTACCGCAACTCGACCATCACCATCTGCGCGATCTATCTCGCCAATTGGGTCGCCTGGTTCCTGCTGCTGCAGTGGACCCCGACCGCGCTGCACCAGGCCGGATTGTCCAAGGAGCAGGCCGCCTCCGGCACCATCGTGGTCAACGGCGCCTTCATCCTGTTCTCGTTCCTGGTGGCCGCGCTGCTGTCCCGGGTGGCGATCCGGACGCTGTTGCTCGGCATGTTCGGCGTGGGCATCCTGGTGGCGCTGGGCCTTTCGGTCAGCGGCTCGAACTGGACCCTGACCTTCCTGTTGATCGCCCTGGCCGGCTTCGGCATCGGTGGCCAGCAGCTGGTGCTGAACTACCTGATCGCCGAGACCTATCCGACGCAATTGCGGGGCACCGCAACCGGTTTCTCCATCGGTGTCGGGCGCACGGGTTCGATCATCGGTTCCTCGCTCGGTGGCGCGCTGCTGAGCAGCGTCGGCGTGGGCGGCTACTTCGGCTTCATCGCCGTGCCGCTGGCCATCGCCGCGCTGGCGACCTTGACACTGCGTTCCCGGCAGCGCAACGTGTCCCCCGAGGACCACCACGACGAGGACCTCGAGCTGGCCGGACAGGACCGGTAGGCAGCGAGCCGAACCAGGAGGCACCCCTTCGATGGGCGATTACGGACACGACCTCCTGTTCGGCACCTTCGTCACCCCCATCAACCGACCCCCTCAGCAGGCCGTCGAACTCGCGGTGCTCGCGGATCGGGCGGGCCTGGACCTGGTGACCTTCCAGGACCACCCGTACGTGCCGAAGTTCCACGACACCTCGACCCTGCTGGCCTATGTCGCCGCGTTGACGCAGCGAATCCGGTTGGCCGCCAACGTCACCAATCTGCCGCTGCGCCCGCCGGCGGTACTGGCCCGCAGCCTCGCATCGCTGGATCTGCTCAGCAGCGGCCGAGTGGAACTGGGCCTGGGTGCCGGCGCCTTCTGGGATGGTGTCGCCGCGATGGGCGGGCCGCGACGCACCCCCGGAGAGTCCATCGAAGCCCTCGAGGAGGCCCTCGCCGTCATCCGCGGCATCTGGGACGACGACAACCGCGACGTGCTGGCGGTCGACGGGGAGCACTACCAAGTACGCGGCGCCAAGCGTGGTCCCGCCCCGGCGCATGACATCGGCATCTGGATCGGCGGCTACCAGCCCCGGATGCTCGGGCTGATCGGGCGCCTCGCCGACGGCTGGCTGCCGTCCGTGCAGTACCTCGACAACGGCGTGGCCGACCTCGCGGCGATGAACGCGCGCATCGACGAGGCGGCCCGGCAGGCCGACCGCGCCCCGACGGCCGTGCGCCGACTGCTCAACATCGGCGGCCGCTTCGCCTCCGATGGCGGCGGTTTTCTCGATGGACCACCGCGGCAGTGGGCCGAACAGTTGACCGAGGTCGCCCTGACGTACGGCACCAGCGGATTCATCCTGGCCTCCGACGACGCGGCCACCACGGAGCGCTACGCCGCCGAGGTGGCGCCGGCGGTCCGGGAACTGGTGGCCGCCGCGCGCTAGTTTCAACTACCGGGAATCCGGGGAAACCGGCTGCCGGAGAAGGGCGGTTGCGCGGTGGATGTTCCTGGCTGGGTGTGGGCTCTGACGATCGCCGGAATTGCCGGCCTGCTCGCCTTCGACTTCGTCTTCCACGTGCGCAAGCCGCACGTCCCCACGCTGCGTGAGGCCGCGGTGTGGTCAGCGCTCTACGTCGGCATCGCGGTGCTGTTCGGGGTCGGGGTGTTGGTCTTCGGCGGGGTGGAGCCCGGCTCGGAGTACTTCGCCGGCTACGTCACCGAGAAGGCCCTGTCGGTGGACAACCTGTTCGTCTTCCTGGTCATCATCGCCAGCTTCCGGGTGCCCCGCGAGGACCAGCAGAAGGTGCTGTTGTTCGGGATCGTCTTCGCGCTCATCGCCCGCTCCGGCTTCATCTTCCTCGGG
It encodes the following:
- a CDS encoding ferritin-like domain-containing protein, whose translation is MATSTKNTTTQIDTATLLAQLRTVLDLTHTEIQVAETRVAQARTEAVRTELEQNAHNGRIRAEAIEKAIRDLGGFPDVIGPFLGRAAAAVKALTEQAEPFDEALLGDLALENQLLDRSRYVKALAVAGGHKDIEALAERLITAHSATVDWLTTVLAEDALGGPAALRRTPLQAAAGGAVKLVNLPLTWSARGVERAAEAVRSVRPAIADLVDRGSRTGDIAAKTLAGARDSALNTAEKITRREGADGAADVIHSARGAVGVLDADELPIADYDDLNVNEAATAVKELTEPADIRVIIAYEEAHKERARVVSAAQTRLAAIAQEVVGIS
- a CDS encoding ZIP family metal transporter; translation: MLKALLFGFGASSALIIGAAIGARWTPPRQLVRVLLAFASGALIAALAFELFDDSFKMGGPWRAGLGLLAGAATFIAIDWLLERRVENQKSGGKSAARGGVGLALLAAVTLDGVPENLALGVTLVGGASFALLVAIFLSNFPEALAGSVEMRKGGMSAKAVMITWSVAAALLAAAAIGGYFVAGVLRPETVALALAFACGAVLASVADTLMPEAFEHGQPLNAFATTGGFFLSYVLSSL
- a CDS encoding LLM class flavin-dependent oxidoreductase; this translates as MGDYGHDLLFGTFVTPINRPPQQAVELAVLADRAGLDLVTFQDHPYVPKFHDTSTLLAYVAALTQRIRLAANVTNLPLRPPAVLARSLASLDLLSSGRVELGLGAGAFWDGVAAMGGPRRTPGESIEALEEALAVIRGIWDDDNRDVLAVDGEHYQVRGAKRGPAPAHDIGIWIGGYQPRMLGLIGRLADGWLPSVQYLDNGVADLAAMNARIDEAARQADRAPTAVRRLLNIGGRFASDGGGFLDGPPRQWAEQLTEVALTYGTSGFILASDDAATTERYAAEVAPAVRELVAAAR
- a CDS encoding MFS transporter, with amino-acid sequence MTLAPPIRVQSVIDDTPMNVKRWGVVALCFVIALLDGFDTQSIAFIGSSIAEEFAMSTAAMTAVITASTVGMALGAITLGSVGDRIGRKRAILLALTIFGFFSFLGAFAQAPWQIILLRFLIGLGMGGATPSLLALAAEYSPVQSRKMSMTLVLLGLPGGAMLGGVVAAAWLPVLGWRGIFLLGGVLPLILLLVVVLALPESPSYLATRGDAASQTKARNLLQRMTGAAIPAGTVLQADQDDDENAGSIRALFDSTYRNSTITICAIYLANWVAWFLLLQWTPTALHQAGLSKEQAASGTIVVNGAFILFSFLVAALLSRVAIRTLLLGMFGVGILVALGLSVSGSNWTLTFLLIALAGFGIGGQQLVLNYLIAETYPTQLRGTATGFSIGVGRTGSIIGSSLGGALLSSVGVGGYFGFIAVPLAIAALATLTLRSRQRNVSPEDHHDEDLELAGQDR